From Miscanthus floridulus cultivar M001 chromosome 15, ASM1932011v1, whole genome shotgun sequence, the proteins below share one genomic window:
- the LOC136506818 gene encoding ABC transporter F family member 1-like, which yields MVSEASKKKAAQKKAAAAAKRGGKAAVASSSSSCATAVADKTANGVAVLKLSDRTCTGVLASHPLSRDIHIESLSLTFHGHDLIVDSELELNYGRRYGLLGLNGCGKSTLLTAIGCRELPIPEHMDIYHLSHEIEASDMSALQAVVTCDEERVKLEKEAEILAAQDDGGGEALDRVYERLDAMDAGTAEKRAAEILFGLGFNKQMQAKKTKDFSGGWRMRIALARALFMNPTILLLDEPTNHLDLEACVWLEETLKKFDRILVVISHSQDFLNGVCTNIIHMQSKKLKLYTGNYDQYVQTRSELEENQMKQYKWEQEQIASMKEYIARFGHGSAKLARQAQSKEKTLAKMERGGLTEKVVRDRVLVFRFTDVGKLPPPVLQFVEVKFGYTPDNLIYKSLDFGVDLDSRIALVGPNGAGKSTLLKLMTGDLVPLDGMVRRHNHLRIAQYHQHLAEKLDLDMSALSYMMKEYPGTEEEKMRAAVGRFGLSGKAQVMPMKNLSDGQRSRVIFAWLAYRQPQLLLLDEPTNHLDIETIDSLAEALNEWDGGLVLVSHDFRLINQVAQEIWVCENQAVTRWEGDIMDFKAHLKSKAGLSG from the exons ATGGTGTCGGAGGCCAGCAAGAAGAAGGCTGCCCAGAAGAAAGCTGCCGCGGCCGCCAAGAGGGGAGGCAAGGCCGCGGTGGCGTCCTCGTCGTCTTCATGTGCGACCGCGGTCGCCGATAAGACGGCGAACGGCGTCGCGGTGCTCAAGCTATCAGACCGCACCTGCACCGGGGTCCTCGCGTCTCACCCGCTCTCCCGCGATATCCAC ATAGAGTCTCTTTCTCTAACATTCCATGGGCATGACCTTATTGTGGATTCTGAGTTGGAGCTGAACTACGGGAG GCGGTACGGTTTGCTTGGGTTGAATGGCTGTGGGAAATCTACTCTTCTCACAGCAATAGGCTGCAGAGAACTTCCTATCCCTGAACACATGGACATATACCATCTAAGCCATGAGATTGAAGCTTCTGACATGTCCGCACTGCAAGCCGTTGTTACCTGTGACGAAGAAAGAGTGAAGTTGGAAAAGGAAGCAGAAATTTTGGCTGCACAG GACGATGGTGGTGGCGAAGCTTTGGATCGTGTTTATGAGCGTCTAGATGCAATGGATGCTGGAACTGCAGAAAAGCGAGCTGCTGAAATATTATTTGGTCTGGGTTTTAACAAACAAATGCAGGCAAAGAAAACTAAAGATTTCTCTGGAGGTTGGCGTATGAGGATTGCTTTGGCAAGAGCACTGTTTATGAATCCAACAATCCTTTTGCTTGATGAGCCAACAAACCATCTAG ATCTTGAGGCTTGTGTCTGGTTGGAAGAGACACTAAAGAAATTTGACCGCATACTTGTTGTCATATCACATTCTCAAGATTTTCTAAATGGAGTGTGCACTAACATTATCCATATGCAaagcaagaagctcaagttaTACACCGGTAACTACGATCAGTATGTTCAAACTCGCTCTGAGCTTGAAGAGAATCAAATGAAGCAGTACAAATGGGAGCAGGAACAGATTGCTTCAATGAAGGAGTATATTGCTCGCTTCGGTCACGGTTCTGCAAAGCTTGCTCGTCAGGCTCAGAGCAAAGAGAAAACTCTTGCAAAGATGGAGCGAGGTGGTCTCACTGAGAAGGTTGTTAGGGACAGAGTTCTAGTGTTCCGGTTTACAGATGTTGGCAAGCTTCCTCCACCCGTGCTGCAGTTTGTTGAAGTCAAGTTTGGGTATACACCAGATAATCTCATATACAAGAGTCTGGACTTTGGTGTTGATCTTGACTCTAGAATCGCATTGGTTGGTCCCAATGGGGCAGGGAAGAGCACTCTTCTGAAGCTTATGACTGGTGACCTTGTTCCATTAGATGGCATGGTTCGGCGCCATAATCACCTGCGCATTGCGCAGTACCATCAGCATCTGGCAGAGAAGCTGGATCTGGACATGTCAGCCCTGTCTTACATGATGAAGGAATACCCTGGGACCGAAGAAGAGAAGATGCGAGCTGCTGTTGGCAGGTTTGGCCTGTCAGGAAAGGCGCAGGTGATGCCGATGAAGAATCTTTCTGATGGGCAAAGGAGCCGTGTCATTTTTGCATGGCTGGCATATAGGCAGCCGCAACTGCTACTGCTTGATGAGCCGACAAACCATCTGGATATTGAGACCATTGACTCCCTGGCAGAGGCACTGAATGAGTGGGATGGTGGTTTGGTCTTGGTGAGCCATGATTTCAGGCTGATCAACCAGGTTGCTCAAGAGATCTGGGTGTGTGAGAATCAGGCGGTGACAAGGTGGGAAGGTGATATCATGGATTTCAAGGCACACTTGAAGAGCAAGGCTGGTTTATCTGGTTAG